One window from the genome of Podospora pseudocomata strain CBS 415.72m chromosome 6, whole genome shotgun sequence encodes:
- a CDS encoding hypothetical protein (EggNog:ENOG503NWQW; COG:I; COG:U) translates to MPPKHSYTTHCRLRPLSPSPDDQVPAANPQYFYSSPIPIDDPLSAAVGTIPDASNPSSGVQNLRPFSEGDNLSLERAWLGFANAESKEEHQRLVRRCKLGRKVDQEGEVRRRLEALVDRLAKLHIDKHKRESVASAKDGLLGPTSMVVLTEDGGGEEKVVCCQELEIDVAAELRKEFCGLVRRRVGWLGQERVAEGVMAVISKIQGGGAEGQEQNKKGGGGSSRPGTPVPQMVVGSVPRVPGMSGIGVGEELLRGRGLVDGMGESGVATPDERERERERGTGRRGESTAGTRIAGKGAVPPPEEDTAEVLVGIQRLHMVSLPVLQMKPIYWSPVNDIAAVVRATWFYRDTMIPLPPLVANQLEAGYRELRPWTETWSDELRSALDVGAVGEEKVTHRLWPEHHSEKQRSAKSKDGQHLPPEPPVSSDPFCAARCFSGEAAAEGKLEPVREEADTAMPPPEQRQYSNHHVIYKNAKEAFLLKPSQQPSAYYSRRPVQKIMKGVTVGVPVVRGFDRAAWEKVHEPKKQQQVKPQPVRQEQRENNSEEGVCQGCQEELRKGQVTDLVLIAHGIGQKFAERVESFHFTHAVNAFRRMVSVELETPAVKSVLRPEQNGIMVLPVNWRHLLSFEDGGPTTGNEEDKAAYAPDGFGLKDIEPGTIPAVRSMISDVMFDIPFYMSHHKPKMIAALVGEANRVYRLWCGNNPGFEEKGRVHLIGHSLGSAMAVEVLSKQPTRVPRPLGQVPNTKHFEFDTVNLFLLGSPAAFFLLLERGGLVPRRGRMKPGAEAADTVAKDVVGELGMFGCIAVDNIYNILAKEDPIAYLLNGTVDPVYAASLKTAYVPSLKTGWFKGVGDAFRGVVGVGGSSSLESEVGGAVGGTEQQKKPSMMMRLPSQLELEVHDFTREDVAEKKAFLLNDNGQIDYYLRSGGGPLEIQYLNMLSAHTSYWTNLDLIRFLCIEVGRRPGRKNTLPAMRAVKVKGRFGGVAVGGSG, encoded by the exons ATGCCACCAAAACACAGCTACACCACCCACTGCCGCCTCCGCCCCttatccccatccccagatGACCAAGTCCCGGCGGCAAACCCCCAGTACTTctactcctcccccatccccatcgacGACCCTTTATCCGCCGCCGTTGGCACCATCCCCGACGCCTCGAATCCGAGCTCTGGGGTTCAAAACCTCCGTCCCTTTTCAGAGGGGGATAACCTATCCCTTGAGCGGGCTTGGCTGGGGTTTGCGAACGCAGAATCGAAAGAGGAGCATCAgaggctggtgaggaggtgtaAGCTGGGGAGAAAGGTTGatcaggagggggaggtgaggagacGTCTCGAAGCACTTGTCGACCGCCTCGCCAAACTCCACATTGACAAGCACAAGCGGGAATCTGTCGCATCAGCAAAGGATGGGTTGCTCGGCCCGACGAGCATGGTTGTTTTGActgaggatggtgggggagaggagaaggtggtttGCTGTCAGGAGTTGGAGATTGATGTTGCGGCGGAACTGAGAAAGGAGTTTTGTGGGTTGGTTAGGCGGAGGGTGGGCTGGTTGGGGCAGGAGAGGGTTGCTGAGGGGGTTATGGCGGTGATAAGCAAGATACAAGGCGGGGGTGCGGAGGGGCAGGAACAAAacaagaaggggggaggggggagtagtAGACCTGGGACGCCGGTGCCGCAGATGGTTGTGGGGAGTGTACCCAGGGTGCCGGGGATGTCGGGgattggggttggagaggagttgttacggggacgggggttggtggatgggatgggggagagtGGGGTTGCTACGCCtgatgagagggagagggagagggagagggggacagggaggaggggggagagtaCTGCTGGGACGAGGATAGCTGGGAAGGGGGCTGTACCGCCGCCGGAGGAGGATACGGCAgaggtgctggtggggatTCAGAGACTACATATGGTTTCGCTGCCGGTGTTGCAGATGAAGCCGATTTACTGGTCGCCGGTGAATGATATTgccgcggtggtgagggcgaCGTGGTTTTACAG AGACACCAtgatccccctccctccgctGGTCGCCAACCAGCTCGAGGCCGGCTACCGCGAACTTCGACCCTGGACAGAGACCTGGTCTGACGAGCTCCGTTCTGCCCTCGACGTCGGGGCGGTAGGCGAAGAAAAGGTTACTCATCGCCTCTGGCCTGAGCACCACAGTGAGAAGCAACGGTCGGCCAAGTCGAAAGATGGACAACATCTACCGCCTGAACCGCCTGTGTCAAGTGACCCGTTCTGTGCAGCGAGGTGCTTTAGTGGGGAGGCTGCTGCGGAGGGGAAGCTGGAACCTGTTCGCGAGGAGGCTGACACTGCCATGCCGCCGCCAGAGCAGAGACAGTATTCAAACCACCACGTTATTTACAAGAATGCCAAGGAGGCGTTTTTGCTCAAGCCGAGCCAGCAGCCCTCGGCGTATTACTCCCGGAGACCGGTACAGAAGATTATGAAAGGGGTCACGGTTGGGGTGCCGGTTGTGAGAGGGTTTGATAGGGCCGCGTGGGAGAAGGTTCATGAGcccaagaagcagcagcaggtgaAGCCACAGCCGGTCAGACAGGAGCAGAGGGAAAACAACAGCGAGGAGGGTGTGTGTcaaggctgtcaagaagagCTGCGAAAAGGCCAGGTGACCGACCTTGTCCTCATCGCTCACGGAATCGGCCAAAAATTCGCGGAAAGGGTGGAAAGCTTCCATTTCACGCACGCGGTGAATGCCTTTCGAAGAATGGTCAGTGTCGAGCTGGAGACTCCCGCCGTCAAGTCGGTCTTGCGGCCGGAACAGAACGGGATTATGGTTTTGCCAGTAAACTGGAGACATTTGCTCAGCTTTGAAGACGGGGGGCCAACGACGGGGAACGAGGAGGATAAAGCGGCTTACGCTCCGGATGGGTTCGGCCTCAAGGATATTGAACCGGGTACGATACCGGCCGTGAGGAGCATGATTTCGGATGTGATGTTTGATATACCCTTCTACATGTCGCATCATAAACCAAAGATGATCGCGGCGCTGGTGGGGGAGGCGAACAGGGTTTATAGGCTTTGGTGTGGGAATAACCCGGGGTttgaggaaaaggggagggtgcATTTGATTGGGCATTCGCTGGGAAGTGCGATGGCTGTGGAAGTGTTGAGCAAACAGCCTACCAGGGTGCCGAGGCCGCTTGGGCAGGTGCCGAATACAAAGCACTTTGAGTTTGATACGGTTAAtttgttcttgttggggaGCCCGGCGGCGttcttcttgctgttggaacgaggggggttggtgccgaggcgggggaggatgaagccAGGCGCCGAGGCGGCGGATACAGTTGCGAAGGatgtggtgggggagttgggtATGTTTGGGTGCATTGCGGTGGATAATATCTATAATATTTTGGCAAAGGAGGATCCGATTGCGTATTTGCTGAACGGGACGGTCGACCCGGTGTATGCGGCGAGTTTGAAGACGGCGTACGTGCCGAGTTTGAAGACGGGGTGGTttaagggggtgggggatgcgttcaggggggttgttggggtgggtggttcgTCATCGTTGGAgagtgaggttggtggtgctgttggtgggaCGGAGCAACAGAAGAAGccgtcgatgatgatgaggttgcCATCGCAGttggagctggaggtgcaTGATTTTACGAGGGAGGAtgtggcggagaagaaggcgttTCTGCTCAATGATAATGGGCAGATTGATTATTATTTgaggagtggaggggggCCATTGGAGATTCAGTATTTGAACATGCTGAGTGCTCATACGAGTTATTGGACGAATCTAGACTTGATTCGGTTTTTGTGTATtgaggtggggaggaggccggggaggaagaaCACGCTGCCGGCGATGAGGGCTGTGAAGGTCAAGGGacggtttgggggggtggcggttggtggttcgggatga
- a CDS encoding hypothetical protein (COG:O; MEROPS:MER0005204; EggNog:ENOG503P3UZ), whose amino-acid sequence MPVHDTLHEAVDCTGDFLSDLLRSLPLQTFTFSSTFATLTSQHKQFCLLFILLLALVTAVAFTFPNLHSHSHSLFHDCWKSQLTEMPPSKAPTPRTSRNSRGLRNSPFVERTPVVRRSSRRSTKGTTPASTKAVDSFTELPEPATPTPVVRSVNIQTPCPRPGLAASPNRTEPTEQVPTSQATTSLGPVALEPIREEQPPRTPAAASPISAAPEQASITPVSSYTPTGPSTHTPPAQRKVSPLQYRRIALIKGTPVKPVKKAGPVTPIYRPTRFLTRLVDRTPAPKPPPTPRSEGHETRRFAERREQEDDETEFAKGIYLAIRNDHRMRECWCPIPNIYNSKEEAEAGSGHLRFYISDTNGTKSLRVLQKKDDFNWHCHCAQEYHPVCFELLNKNGKRPAQGSELDLIAQNSGLKNSENVKKVVSTPSEPTGEGEKTEQESRWSMWLQARGLFGSVTTMINPITNLIGKLVGAVRGNHYETVDVRRTNEQDGTIVVKRFKRHLGGAEEDEVDGLDWVKNPTEYIGAERLERLAGDFVGQATLVQEGKIVTGLTIKDIMQEQLAGQGVIGISVAIFKYQEMLFGPVTAEWTEVERAERFTEAVKRYIRNLLSTIEMMRNIYSPDNFEILKQEFPKPRSGLGLGNNEFRLAARKAGEFLLFFQSLVDLIPMDLDMVKTVGQVIVDFDAVGKKELVPSLVAVAAAPVGTMPGFFPDEKPSVMEEVPIKELDIQPLYEYRYPSPDPSESDSTPGEPGDYRLIAKPRGILKASKTWSVPSTPKYVPTPQKSRKLVFESPISRFIAPSHIPSRVMTAREAELIVEAERKAELLGDEHSLKVLEATMTTNSRHNASQDQFRWSARGPELEKDDKEMGLSRYYQKYGKFLDDAREDLEQRSERRKRKLEQEERSIYRMTPLKREIRIPRPPQFTTAERRRRAAEAAASMPSPEPDSPISFSPWYKRFTGRGYREEPIEDDDEGGYVMAKPARTKPAQTSRFQGVESDDEGNVVTSESSPGKVQPATPAHVLDLLSSPTTTKVKVKPRFNHQDDKLVVDLTSLPTGSAQRVVNPNVQAQVITERVTRTSSREATKILFGSDPDSDPEDAALIASRAEEERAELARKKKEEEEQLRQRYLNQEKEAAARKAREEEAKRKAAEVEKDKKAKEAQKVAERIKRVEGMKLRAPLRPLHGPVSELWEAAVSELGNQPADQVMAKFPNGRVEGQLTRFDLYERLTRQGPDGEDVWLNDQVIMAALRHMVLTVDKKMGGTKERPRVACLDSYFWKMLVVDKKGVDPMMRAAKRQAGLTPENFYECAFVLVPICENSHWTLGVIRPDLKVVYHLDSLGPGGGEKAKKLLGIAALISGGKWKRDEWEDVSEFIRSPRQRNGNDCGVCTITNAECVLNGIVPAEAWLAREMGQLKRRWIAAMLMNGGYEGEFSLEGI is encoded by the coding sequence ATGCCCGTCCACGACACCTTGCACGAGGCAGTCGACTGCACAGGCGACTTCCTCTCTGACTTGCTGCGCTCCCTGCCCCTCCAAACGTTTACCTTTTCTTCAACTTTCGCAACTTTAACTTCGCAGCACAAACAGTTTTGCCTGCTGTTTATTTTACTGCTTGCGCTTGTCACTGCTGTGGCTTTCACCTTCCCCAACTTACATTCacactctcactctctttTCCACGACTGCTGGAAATCACAACTAACAGAAATGCCACCGAGCAAAGCTCCCACCCCACGGACGTCGCGCAATAGTCGCGGCCTGCGAAACAGTCCCTTCGTCGAGAGGACTCCCGTCGTCAGACGATCGTCGAGACGCTCCACCAAAGGCACCACTCCTGCCAGCACCAAAGCCGTCGACAGTTTCACCGAGCTCCCCGAGCCGGCGACTCCGACTCCGGTCGTTCGGTCTGTGAATATCCAGACCCCTTGCCCTCGACCTGGGCTCGCCGCATCCCCCAATCGTACCGAGCCTACTGAGCAGGTCCCTACCTCTCAAGCAACTACCTCTCTCGGACCCGTCGCCCTCGAGCCTATTCGAGAAGAGCAGCCGCCAAGGACACCAGCCGCTGCCTCCCCGATCAGCGCTGCCCCAGAGCAAGCGTCTATCACACCTGTCTCGTCATATACACCGACAGGTCCCAGCACTCATACCCCGCCTGCCCAGCGGAAGGTCTCGCCTCTCCAGTACCGGCGTATTGCCTTGATAAAAGGAACCCCCGTCAAGCCTGTCAAGAAGGCTGGCCCAGTAACACCCATCTACCGTCCAACGAGATTCCTCACAAGACTGGTCGACCGAACACCTGCCCCGAAACCCCCTCCTACCCCTCGGAGCGAAGGTCATGAAACCCGTCGGTTTGCAGAGCGCCGAGAACAAGAGGACGATGAGACCGAGTTTGCCAAGGGCATCTATCTGGCCATCCGCAACGATCACCGCATGAGAGAGTGCTGGTGTCCAATACCCAACATTTACAACTcgaaagaagaagccgaggcgGGATCGGGTCACCTTCGATTTTACATTAGCGACACAAACGGCACCAAGTCCCTGCGTGTCCTCCAGAAGAAGGACGACTTCAACTGGCACTGCCACTGCGCCCAGGAGTACCACCCCGTGTGTTTCGAGCTCCTGAACAAGAACGGGAAGCGGCCGGCTCAAGGTTCCGAGCTGGACCTGATTGCGCAGAATTCGGGCCTCAAAAATAGCGAGAACGTTAAGAAGGTTGTCAGCACACCGAGCGAGCCCacaggagagggggagaagacaGAGCAAGAGAGTCGTTGGTCCATGTGGTTGCAAGCCCGTGGTCTTTTCGGTTCGGTAACCACCATGATCAACCCGATTACCAACTTGATCGGCAAGCTTGTCGGCGCCGTGCGCGGTAACCACTATGAGACTGTCGATGTGCGCCGCACCAACGAGCAAGATGGCACAATTGTTGTCAAGAGATTCAAGCGCCATCTGGGcggagctgaggaggatgaagtcGACGGCCTGGATTGGGTCAAGAACCCCACCGAGTACATCGGCGCTGAGAGACTCGAAAGACTTGCCGGCGATTTTGTCGGTCAAGCGACACTTGTTCAGGAAGGCAAGATTGTCACCGGTCTTACGATCAAGGACATCATGCAAGAGCAGCTTGCTGGCCAGGGCGTCATCGGCATCAGTGTTGCGATCTTCAAGTACCAAGAGATGCTTTTCGGCCCTGTGACTGCCGAATGGACCGAGGTGGAGAGAGCCGAGAGGTTTACGGAGGCGGTTAAGAGGTACATCCGTAACCTGCTGAGCACCATCGAGATGATGAGAAACATTTACAGCCCGGACAACTTTGAGATTTTGAAGCAAGAGTTCCCCAAGCCCAGGTCTGGTTTGGGACTGGGCAACAACGAGTTCAGGCTTGCGGCGAGAAAAGCCGGGGAGTTTTTGCTGTTCTTCCAGTCTCTGGTCGACCTCATTCCCATGGACCTGGACATGGTCAAGACGGTTGGGCAGGTGATTGTCGATTTCGATGCCGTGGGCAAGAAGGAGTTGGTTCCGAGCTTGGTTGCCGTCGCCGCAGCCCCGGTTGGGACCATGCCTGGATTTTTCCCAGACGAGAAGCCTTCTGTCATGGAGGAGGTCCCCATCAAGGAGTTGGACATTCAGCCTCTGTATGAATACAGATATCCGTCACCGGACCCCTCCGAATCGGACAGCACACCGGGCGAGCCGGGCGACTACCGTCTGATTGCCAAACCGAGGGGCATCTTGAAGGCTTCCAAGACATGGAGTGTTCCTTCCACGCCTAAGTATGTCCCCACGCCACAAAAGAGCCGCAAGCTGGTGTTTGAGAGCCCAATCTCGAGGTTCATTGCGCCCTCACATATCCCCTCCAGGGTCATGACTGCCAGAGAAGCCGAGCTGATAGTAGAGGCTGAGCGCAAGGCAGAGCTTTTAGGTGATGAGCACTCCCTCAAGGTGCTGGAGGCCACCATGACAACAAATTCGAGGCACAATGCCTCGCAAGACCAGTTCCGATGGAGCGCCCGCGGGCCTGAACTGGAGAAGGACGACAAAGAGATGGGTCTGTCCCGTTATTATCAAAAGTATGGCAAGTTCCTCGACGATGCGAGGGAGGATCTCGAGCAACGCAgtgagaggaggaaaaggaagctggagcaggaggagaggtccATTTACAGGATGACTCCCCTGAAGCGAGAGATTCGCATCCCCCGGCCGCCGCAGTTTACGACTGCCGAGAGGAGGCGCAgagcggcggaggcggcggcgtcgatgCCCTCTCCCGAGCCGGACAGCCCTATCTCTTTCAGCCCGTGGTACAAGCGGTTTACCGGCAGGGGATATCGTGAAGAGCCGAtagaagatgacgatgaggggGGTTATGTTATGGCCAAGCCTGCCCGCACCAAGCCTGCCCAGACCTCGCGGTTTCAGGGGGTGGAATCGGACGACGAGGGCAACGTGGTCACGTCGGAGTCTAGCCCGGGGAAGGTGCAGCCGGCTACTCCAGCGCATGTCCTCGACCTGCTTTCTtcgccaaccaccaccaaggtGAAGGTGAAGCCGCGATTCAATCATCAGGATGACAAGCTAGTCGTCGACTTGACGAGTTTGCCAACGGGCAGTGCACAGCGGGTCGTCAACCCCAACGTTCAGGCACAGGTTATCACCGAGCGCGTCACCAGGACCAGCTCGAGAGAAGCCACAAAAATCCTGTTTGGCTCAGATCCTGACTCGGATCCTGAGGATGCCGCCCTCATAGCGTCAAGAGCGGAAGAAGAGCGTGCCGAGCTTGCTCgtaaaaagaaggaggaggaggagcagcttCGGCAGAGGTATTTGAATCAAGAGAAGGAAGCcgcggcgaggaaggcgagggaggaggaagcgaaGAGGAAAGCtgccgaggtggagaaggacaagaaggcaaaggaggCGCAAAAGGTTGCCGAGAGGAtcaagagggtggaggggatgaagCTGAGGGCTCCTCTCAGGCCTCTGCACGGACCGGTGTCGGAGCTgtgggaggcggcggtgagCGAGCTCGGCAACCAGCCGGCGGATCAGGTGATGGCCAAGTTTCCCAACGGCCGGGTAGAGGGACAGCTGACGAGGTTCGATCTTTATGAGCGGCTCACGCGGCAAGGTCCCGACGGGGAAGACGTCTGGCTCAACGACCAGGTCATCATGGCGGCGCTGAGGCACATGGTGCTGACGGTGGACAAGAAGATGGGCGGGACCAAGGAGCGGCCCAGGGTGGCGTGCCTGGACAGTTACTTTTGGAAGATGCTCGTCGTGGACAAGAAGGGGGTGGATCCCATGATGCGGGCGGCGAAGCGGCAGGCGGGGCTGACGCCCGAGAACTTTTACGAGTGCGCGTTCGTGCTGGTGCCGATTTGCGAGAATAGTCACTGGACGCTGGGGGTGATTAGACCGGATTTGAAGGTGGTGTATCACCTTGACTCGCTGGGGccggggggcggggagaaggcgaagaagctTCTGGGGATTGCGGCGTTGATTTCGGgggggaagtggaagagGGACGAGTGGGAGGATGTGAGCGAGTTTATTCGGAGCCCGAGGCAGAGGAACGGGAATGACTGCGGGGTGTGCACGATTACGAATGCGGAGTGTGTGCTGAATGGGATCGTGCCGGCGGAGGcgtggttggcgagggagatggggcagttgaagaggaggtggattgCGGCCATGTTGATGAATGGGGGGTATGAGGGGGAGTTTAGTTTGGAGGGGATTtag